The window AAACCTTGCCTGACCTTTTTGTGGAATTTTAAAGCCTGGGTCTCCATCCGGTCCAGACTGCGGCGCCGGCCCTTGGCCCTGGAAAAGCCTTTCTCCACCGGCAGGTCCAGCACCAACGTCAGCATGGGCCAGAATCCGTCGACCGCGATTTGGTTGAGCGCATTAACCATCTTCAGGTCCATGCCCCGGCCGTATCCCTGGTAGGCGGTGGAGGAATCGGCAAAACGGTCACAGATAACCACCTTGCCCGCCTTCAGGGCAGGGACTATCACCTGGGCCAGGTGCTGGACCCGGGAGGCCTGCAGCAACAACAGTTCGGTGAGGTCGGACATCCCCTTGTTCCTGTTGTCTAAAAGGATCCGCCTGATCTTCTCGGAAATAGAAGGGCCGCCGGGTTCCCTGGTCAGCACTACCTTAAAGTCCTGGGCCTTGAGCCAGCTCTCCAATAGTTTGGCCTGGGTGCTTTTCCCGCAGCCCTCAATGCCCTCGAAAGAGATAAACAGCCCGCAAGAATTTCGAATTTCGAATTTCGAATTTCGAATTTTCTTCGGCATCAGTTATTTTCTTCCCAATTTCTTAATAAACTCTTCCACGTCCCGGTGGGCCTGGTCGTCATGCACCTGCACCATGGGTGATTTCATGAAATAGCTGGAAGGCTCCAGCATGGTTCCGGACAGCTTGTGGTCCAGAGCCAGCTTGGCGCAGCGCACCGCGTCTATCACCACCCCGGCCGAGTTGGGCGAATCCCACACTTCTAATTTCATGTCCAGGTTCAGCGGCACATCCCCGAAGGTCTGGCCCTCCATCTTGATGTGGCAGAATTTCCTATCCAGCAGCCAGGGCACGTAATCCGACGGCCCCACGTGAATGTCGTCGGGATCCATCTTGTAATCCAGCATGGAGGTGACGGCGTTGGTCTTGGAGATCTTCTTGGACTCCAGGCGCTCCCGCTCCAGCATATTTAAAAAGTCGGTGTTGCCGCCGAAATTCAGCTGATAGGTCTTCTGCAGTTTGACCCCCCGGTCCATGAACAAGCGGGTCAGGACGCGATGGGTGATGGTGGCGCCCACCTGGGACTTGATGTCATCGCCGATGCAGGGCACCCCGGCCTTCTTGAAGCGGTTGGACCAGTACTGCTCGCGGGCGATGAACACCGGAATGCAGTTGACGAAGGCGCACTTGGCCTCCAGTATCTGCTCCACATACCATTTGGTGGCCATCTCCGAGCCCACCGGCAGGTAGCTGACCACCACGTCTGTCTTGGTGTCCTGCAGCAGCTTGACGATGTCCACCGTGGAGCCCGGGGCCTTCTGTATGATCTGGGAGAGATACTTGCCCAGGCCGTCGTGCAGCATGCCGCGCTGAACGGTGATCCCGCTCTTGGGCACCTTGCAAAATTTATAGGTGTTATTGGGTTTGGTGTAGATGGCGGTAGCCAGGTCCTTGCCCACCTTGTTCTTGTCGATGTCGATGGCGGCCGAGAACTCGATGTCCGATATATGGTATCCGCCCAGGTTGACGTGCATCAGACCGGGGACCTTGTCGCCCGGCTTGGCGTTGCGGTAATAATGGATGCCCTGAACGAAGGAGGAGGCGCAGTTGCCCACCCCGATGATGGCCACCCTTACTTTGCGCTGGCCGGAACTTTTGACGGCCGGCTTGACGGTTTTTTTGATGATTTTCTTTGCCATGTGGTCCTTTCCTGACGCTAAATTTTATTTTTTCTTATTAAGTTTTCTTATCTCTTATGACGGGATCCCCTGGCCCTTGGTTTTCTTGCGGATGTGCAGGATCCTCTGCACCGCGGTGACGTTGGTGAATACCGCCAGCACCCAAAGGGCGATCTCGAATATCCAGTGCTGGTCGAAGATCCCGGTGAACACCGAGGCGGTGATGATCACCGCTATCCGCTCCGGCCGCTCCATGATTCCCACCTTGCAGTCCTCGCCCAGCCCCTCGGCCCGGGCCCGGGCGTAGCTGACCATCAGCGAGCCGGCCAGCGCCAGGTCGGTCAGGATGACCAGCCGCCACATATCGCTGCCGGCATAGTAGTACGACAGCCCGATGAACATGGCCAGCTCGGAGTAGCGGTCCAGCACCGAGTCGTAGAACATCCCGAACTTGGTAGTGTTGCCCGAGCGCCGGGCCAGAGAACCGTCGATGGCGTCGCAGATGGCCGACAGTAACGCCACTATTCCGCCCCAGAAGAAATGACCTGTGGCAAACAGCAGGCCGGAGCCCAGCCCGAACAAAAATCCGGCGGTAGTCAGCCAGTTGGGCTTGACTTTGGTCCACACAAAAAAATTGATCACCGGGTTGAACAGATTGACAAAACCCTTATTGAGCCATTCAGGAAACATTTTTCATCCTACCTTTCCGGCAATAACTATTACAAACTCGCCCTTGGGCTTCTTGGTCAGATACTTTTCCGCCAGCTCGGGCAGGGTGCCCCGTTCGAACTCCTCGAACATTTTGGTGATCTCCCGGCACACCGCCGCCGGCCGGGATTTAAAAACATCAGCCAGTTCCTGCAAAGTGCGGCTGATGCGGTGGGGTGATTCGTAGATCACGATAGTCCGGGATTCCTGCTCCAGCTGCTCCAGGGCCTTGGCCCGGCGGCCCGGCTTGACCGGAAGAAACCCGGTGAAGACGAACTGGCTGGTGTCTAAGCCGGAAGCTATCAGGGCGGAGATCAATGCGGTCGGCCCGGGAATGGGGACCACCTTGATGCCGGCCGCCACCGCCTGGGTCACCAGGGCCACCGCCGGATCGGAGATGCCGGGCGTCCCGGCGTCGGACACCAGGGCCATATTGACCCCTTCCTGTATCCGGCGAATCAGCTCCGGGGCTTTCCCTTTCTGGTTGTAAGAGTAGAAAGAGCTCAACGGGGTGCTTATCCCGTAGTGCTTCAGCAGCAGGCCGGTGTGACGGGTATCCTCGGCCGCGATCAACTGTACCTCCTTGAGGATCTTCAGCGCCCTTAAGGTGATGTCCTCCAGGTTGCCGATGGGGGTGGCCACTAAATATAATATTCCCGGCATGCTTTCCTGCCAACCGTTAAAATATTTGTTAGAGCAGATCCTTGAGCTTGGAGTACCGTCCGAAGCTGGATGCCTTGAGGGCGAACCGGAAATCTTTCAGAGCAATCTGCACGATCCCGTCTAAGCGCTTGCCCAGCACGATCCGGAAGGCGTCCACGAAATTATCCATCCATTCGGCAAAACCCTTGCCCAGTTCCTCGGAGGTGGTCACGATCTTGCCCTGACTCTTGATCTCGTCGTTGAACTCAAATTCCTTGAGAAAGGGATAGTGCCCCGAGGCCGCTTCCTTTGAGGAGGCGATGGTTTTGCTGACCAGGGTGGGACCGGCAATATTCTTGAGTTCGGCCATCAGCTTGTTCATGGCCTTGACGAACAGCTCTATCTGGGCGGGGCTGGCATGCTCGGCCAGCACCGGCAGCTTGTCGTAGGCGTCCACGATCACCGCACCGGGGGCGGTGGCCGCGGCTTTCAGGGCCGCCTTCAGCAGGT is drawn from Candidatus Edwardsbacteria bacterium and contains these coding sequences:
- the rsmI gene encoding 16S rRNA (cytidine(1402)-2'-O)-methyltransferase produces the protein MPGILYLVATPIGNLEDITLRALKILKEVQLIAAEDTRHTGLLLKHYGISTPLSSFYSYNQKGKAPELIRRIQEGVNMALVSDAGTPGISDPAVALVTQAVAAGIKVVPIPGPTALISALIASGLDTSQFVFTGFLPVKPGRRAKALEQLEQESRTIVIYESPHRISRTLQELADVFKSRPAAVCREITKMFEEFERGTLPELAEKYLTKKPKGEFVIVIAGKVG
- a CDS encoding inositol-3-phosphate synthase, which codes for MAKKIIKKTVKPAVKSSGQRKVRVAIIGVGNCASSFVQGIHYYRNAKPGDKVPGLMHVNLGGYHISDIEFSAAIDIDKNKVGKDLATAIYTKPNNTYKFCKVPKSGITVQRGMLHDGLGKYLSQIIQKAPGSTVDIVKLLQDTKTDVVVSYLPVGSEMATKWYVEQILEAKCAFVNCIPVFIAREQYWSNRFKKAGVPCIGDDIKSQVGATITHRVLTRLFMDRGVKLQKTYQLNFGGNTDFLNMLERERLESKKISKTNAVTSMLDYKMDPDDIHVGPSDYVPWLLDRKFCHIKMEGQTFGDVPLNLDMKLEVWDSPNSAGVVIDAVRCAKLALDHKLSGTMLEPSSYFMKSPMVQVHDDQAHRDVEEFIKKLGRK
- a CDS encoding CDP-alcohol phosphatidyltransferase family protein, with the translated sequence MFPEWLNKGFVNLFNPVINFFVWTKVKPNWLTTAGFLFGLGSGLLFATGHFFWGGIVALLSAICDAIDGSLARRSGNTTKFGMFYDSVLDRYSELAMFIGLSYYYAGSDMWRLVILTDLALAGSLMVSYARARAEGLGEDCKVGIMERPERIAVIITASVFTGIFDQHWIFEIALWVLAVFTNVTAVQRILHIRKKTKGQGIPS
- the tmk gene encoding dTMP kinase, yielding MPKKIRNSKFEIRNSCGLFISFEGIEGCGKSTQAKLLESWLKAQDFKVVLTREPGGPSISEKIRRILLDNRNKGMSDLTELLLLQASRVQHLAQVIVPALKAGKVVICDRFADSSTAYQGYGRGMDLKMVNALNQIAVDGFWPMLTLVLDLPVEKGFSRAKGRRRSLDRMETQALKFHKKVRQGFKTIAQADPQRVKILDGSQPPDVIHAAVRQLALSVMKKR